The proteins below are encoded in one region of Buttiauxella gaviniae:
- a CDS encoding MFS transporter, with amino-acid sequence MTKTTTTDIQAFINNNRFSKYQWMILVLCFITVALDGFDTAIIGFIASDLVQEWGVQKSDLGPVMSAALVGLAVGALTAGPMADRIGRKKVLVLSILVFGGFSLLTAFATSLTSLALLRFLTGLGLGAAMPNAATLMSEYAPERKRALLVNLMFVGFPIGSSMGGFVSAWMIPHYGWQSVLVLGGVMPLILSVVLMIWLPESARYLVVKNKPQKDIATILRRIAPLPSGENLRFVLNEVGGHMKDKTALGVIFSPRYLVGTLMLCLTYFMGLLIFYLLTSWLPLLIRETGATLSQASIITALFPLGGGIGVLIIGALMDKLNPNKVVAVGYLLTGLFVCLVGFSTSSLVLMGIMVFIAGTIMNGAQSSMPALAAGFYPTQGRATGVAWMLGLGRFGGILGAFSGAFLMQAELSFKTIFMLLAIPAVLSATALMVKSWASHRVPGETRTENHELDKATQKA; translated from the coding sequence ATGACAAAGACAACAACGACTGATATTCAGGCATTTATCAACAACAATCGCTTTTCGAAATACCAGTGGATGATCCTCGTCCTGTGCTTCATCACCGTGGCGCTGGATGGCTTTGATACCGCAATTATTGGTTTTATCGCCTCCGATCTGGTTCAGGAATGGGGCGTGCAGAAATCTGACCTGGGGCCGGTAATGAGTGCCGCGCTGGTGGGTTTAGCGGTGGGCGCACTGACCGCAGGCCCAATGGCAGACCGCATCGGGCGTAAAAAAGTACTGGTGCTATCGATTCTGGTGTTCGGTGGTTTTAGCCTGCTGACAGCGTTTGCCACAAGCCTAACCTCCCTCGCCCTGCTACGTTTTCTGACCGGGCTTGGCCTCGGGGCGGCAATGCCAAATGCGGCAACGCTGATGTCCGAATACGCACCTGAACGTAAACGCGCTTTGCTGGTGAACCTGATGTTTGTCGGCTTTCCAATTGGCTCGTCGATGGGCGGTTTTGTTTCCGCGTGGATGATCCCACATTATGGCTGGCAAAGCGTGCTGGTACTGGGCGGAGTAATGCCGCTTATCTTGTCGGTCGTGTTGATGATTTGGCTACCGGAATCGGCACGTTATCTGGTGGTGAAGAACAAACCGCAGAAAGATATCGCCACCATTTTGCGTCGTATCGCGCCGCTCCCATCGGGTGAAAACCTGCGCTTTGTGCTTAACGAAGTGGGCGGTCATATGAAAGATAAAACCGCGCTTGGGGTGATTTTCTCACCGCGTTACTTGGTGGGCACCTTAATGCTGTGCCTGACCTACTTCATGGGCCTGCTGATTTTCTATCTCCTGACCAGTTGGCTGCCGCTGCTGATTCGTGAAACGGGCGCAACGCTTAGCCAGGCATCGATCATCACCGCTTTGTTCCCACTGGGCGGGGGTATTGGCGTGCTGATTATCGGCGCGCTGATGGATAAGCTGAACCCGAATAAAGTGGTTGCGGTTGGCTATTTGCTGACGGGCCTGTTCGTCTGCCTGGTCGGTTTTTCCACCTCAAGCCTAGTGCTAATGGGCATTATGGTATTTATCGCAGGCACCATCATGAACGGCGCACAATCTTCGATGCCCGCGCTGGCTGCGGGGTTCTACCCGACACAGGGGCGTGCAACGGGCGTGGCGTGGATGTTAGGACTTGGGCGCTTCGGCGGGATTCTCGGGGCGTTTAGCGGTGCATTCCTGATGCAGGCCGAACTCTCCTTCAAAACTATTTTTATGCTGCTGGCGATTCCGGCTGTGCTTTCAGCTACCGCGTTAATGGTGAAATCCTGGGCGAGCCATCGCGTTCCGGGCGAAACCCGGACAGAAAATCACGAGCTGGATAAAGCTACGCAAAAAGCATGA
- a CDS encoding HTH-type transcriptional regulator: protein MEYKDPMYELLSNLEQIVFKDKPQTMALSDKPNAFSEFEQLRKSTGLKIDDFARAMGVSVSMVQEWESKRLRPSNTELKLMRLMQANPTISKQLME from the coding sequence ATGGAATATAAAGATCCAATGTATGAACTACTGAGCAACCTCGAGCAGATTGTTTTTAAAGATAAACCGCAAACGATGGCTCTTAGTGATAAACCCAATGCCTTTTCTGAATTTGAACAACTCAGAAAAAGCACCGGGCTGAAGATTGATGATTTTGCCCGAGCGATGGGCGTAAGTGTTTCGATGGTGCAGGAGTGGGAATCAAAACGACTCAGACCCTCCAATACCGAGCTGAAGTTGATGCGCTTAATGCAGGCGAATCCAACAATCAGCAAGCAATTGATGGAATGA